One Arthrobacter sp. StoSoilB20 DNA segment encodes these proteins:
- the coaE gene encoding dephospho-CoA kinase, translating to MLKIGLTGGIASGKSLVAARLQKLGALLIDADLIARQVVEPGTAGLDRITAAFGSDILDAEGRLDRPKLGSVVFQDPAQREVLNSIVHPLVREKAAAMMAGAGPTDIVVQDIPLLVETGQGSNFHLVVVVDAPEEVRLQRMVDFRAMTTEDAQARMAAQATTSERNAAADVVLANAGDREELLAQVDALWTGRLVPFAENLGQGQRAGRHTGPVLSPANPDWTRQAGVLAARIAAAAPARILAVDHVGSTSVPGLAAKDVIDLQVAVADLETADDIAAQLATAGFPSVPGVNQDTPKPGNPDPAEWQKRFHANADPGRPVNLHVRVAGSAGWRYALLFRDWLRSEPTALAMYEAHKLEIAEAHAGDGHTEGYAEAKEPWFTQVAWPLMDQWAARTGWQPPSYQSSADGKRGQ from the coding sequence GTGTTGAAGATCGGACTGACGGGCGGCATTGCCTCGGGTAAATCATTGGTTGCTGCCAGGTTGCAGAAATTGGGTGCACTGCTCATTGATGCAGACCTCATCGCCAGGCAGGTGGTTGAACCCGGCACAGCCGGCTTGGACCGCATCACAGCTGCCTTCGGCTCTGACATTCTCGACGCCGAAGGCCGGCTCGACCGACCAAAGCTCGGGTCCGTCGTGTTCCAGGACCCGGCACAACGGGAGGTCCTAAACAGCATTGTCCATCCGTTGGTGCGGGAAAAAGCAGCAGCCATGATGGCCGGCGCCGGTCCCACCGACATCGTGGTGCAGGATATTCCGCTGCTTGTGGAGACTGGCCAAGGCAGCAACTTCCACTTGGTGGTGGTGGTGGACGCACCCGAAGAGGTGCGTCTGCAGCGCATGGTGGATTTCCGGGCAATGACCACCGAGGATGCACAGGCGCGCATGGCTGCCCAAGCTACCACTTCTGAACGTAACGCCGCCGCAGACGTTGTTTTGGCCAATGCCGGCGACCGCGAAGAACTGCTTGCCCAGGTTGACGCTTTGTGGACGGGCAGGTTGGTGCCCTTTGCCGAAAATCTGGGTCAGGGTCAACGGGCAGGACGGCATACCGGGCCAGTCCTGTCGCCAGCCAATCCGGACTGGACCCGCCAGGCCGGGGTACTCGCAGCCCGTATCGCAGCGGCCGCTCCTGCACGGATCCTGGCCGTGGACCATGTCGGTTCCACTTCCGTGCCCGGGCTTGCGGCCAAGGATGTGATTGACCTTCAGGTTGCTGTGGCTGACCTCGAAACAGCCGATGACATAGCGGCCCAGCTGGCGACGGCCGGCTTTCCGTCGGTGCCGGGAGTCAACCAGGACACTCCCAAGCCCGGAAACCCCGATCCCGCGGAGTGGCAGAAGCGTTTCCACGCCAACGCTGATCCGGGCCGGCCAGTAAACCTGCATGTACGGGTGGCCGGCTCAGCCGGATGGCGTTATGCCTTGCTTTTCCGCGACTGGCTGAGGTCCGAGCCCACCGCCCTGGCAATGTATGAGGCGCATAAACTCGAAATTGCGGAAGCACATGCGGGGGATGGGCACACTGAGGGCTATGCCGAGGCCAAGGAGCCGTGGTTCACCCAAGTGGCCTGGCCGCTCATGGATCAGTGGGCCGCCCGCACGGGGTGGCAGCCGCCGTCGTACCAGTCTTCTGCTGACGGCAAACGCGGACAGTAG
- a CDS encoding hotdog fold thioesterase translates to MMDNFTPNPFVDELNEAGVPEQFHDWLSAHGVGALVVKLGIRFTEMSAERMVATMPVEGNTQVAGILHGGAHVVLAETLGSFAASLHAGRGRHAVGIEVGATHHRSVAAGLVTGTCTAIHLGGTLATHEIVITDDKGRRLSTARITNMIRDNRH, encoded by the coding sequence ATGATGGACAATTTCACGCCGAACCCCTTTGTCGACGAACTCAACGAGGCAGGGGTGCCCGAACAATTCCACGATTGGCTTTCGGCGCACGGCGTCGGAGCGCTGGTGGTAAAACTCGGTATCCGTTTCACTGAGATGAGCGCAGAGAGAATGGTCGCCACCATGCCTGTGGAAGGAAACACCCAAGTGGCGGGCATCCTCCATGGTGGCGCCCACGTTGTCCTTGCAGAGACGCTGGGCTCCTTTGCAGCATCCCTCCATGCAGGGAGGGGCCGCCATGCCGTAGGCATCGAGGTTGGCGCAACCCATCACCGTTCAGTAGCCGCGGGCTTGGTAACGGGCACCTGCACGGCCATTCACCTGGGCGGCACGCTGGCTACGCACGAGATCGTCATCACCGACGACAAGGGCCGCAGGCTTTCGACCGCGAGGATCACCAACATGATCCGGGACAACCGCCACTGA
- the polA gene encoding DNA polymerase I — protein MAFRAFYALPAENFSTARGQYTNAVHGFTSMLINLIKDQKPTHVAVAFDVSDDTTFRKAEYSEYKGGRNATPAEFAGQIGLIAKVMEAWGIKTIAMPGYEADDVLATLAAQGDAAGFEVLLVSGDRDAFQLINDNVFVLYPKQGVSNIPRMDAAAIEEKYFVKPGLYSDLAALVGETADNLPGVPGVGPKTAAKWINLYGGLEGILENLDSIGGKVGGALKENLENVKRNRRLNQLLTDLELPLTLEDLHEPRPDRQAIEELFEELEFRTLRTRLFDLYGDDTAGEAPDTIEAPEFASLTDASGLRDFFSAGAGVRSALAVHLLPGRIGEDANALAVVRNNGAAYIELTALDAEAESVLATWLQDPEEAKVLHEFKSALKALHHRGLGLEGVVDDTSISGYLIQPDRRSYDLAELAQVHLKISLTTAVAASGQLELDLSGETDQAAAAALVQQAAVVHALSKHFETELAAIKADALLTTLELPVARVLAQMELTGIFVSTDRMDEQLADLTKVIESAQEQAFAAIGHEVNLGSPKQLQTVLFEELGLPKTKKIKSGYTTDAASLKGLLEKTGHEFLVQLMAHRESSKLAQMVETLKKSVAEDERIHTTYAQNIAATGRISSNNPNLQNIPVRSEEGRRVRGIFVVSEGYECLLSADYSQIEMRIMAHLSSDEALIQAYRDGEDLHRFVGSRIFNVEPAEVTSAMRSKVKAMSYGLAYGLTSFGLSKQLEISVDEARTLMKDYFDRFGGVRDYLRGVVDQARTDGYTATIEGRRRYLPDLTSTNRQAREAAERIALNSPIQGSAADLIKRAMLGVSAELAGQGLKSRMLLQVHDELVLEVAPGERETVEKLVIEQMGSAARLSVPLDVQIGVGSSWYEAGH, from the coding sequence ATGGCGTTCCGGGCTTTTTATGCCCTTCCCGCGGAGAACTTCTCCACAGCCCGGGGGCAGTACACCAACGCAGTCCATGGGTTCACCTCCATGTTGATCAACCTGATCAAGGACCAGAAGCCCACGCATGTCGCCGTGGCTTTTGACGTCTCCGACGACACCACCTTCCGGAAAGCCGAGTACAGCGAATACAAGGGTGGGCGCAATGCCACGCCCGCAGAATTCGCCGGCCAGATCGGCCTCATCGCCAAGGTGATGGAGGCATGGGGCATCAAGACCATTGCCATGCCTGGATACGAGGCAGACGACGTCCTGGCTACCCTGGCCGCCCAGGGCGACGCCGCCGGTTTTGAAGTCCTCCTTGTCTCCGGTGACAGGGATGCCTTCCAGCTGATCAACGACAACGTTTTTGTGCTCTACCCCAAGCAGGGCGTGAGCAACATCCCCAGGATGGACGCTGCAGCCATCGAGGAAAAGTACTTCGTCAAGCCCGGCCTGTACTCGGACCTCGCTGCACTTGTCGGCGAAACGGCCGACAACCTTCCCGGGGTCCCCGGCGTGGGTCCCAAGACAGCCGCCAAATGGATTAACCTTTACGGCGGCCTCGAAGGAATCCTGGAAAACCTTGACTCCATCGGGGGCAAGGTGGGCGGTGCCCTGAAGGAGAACCTGGAGAACGTCAAGCGCAACCGCCGGCTCAACCAGCTCCTGACCGACCTGGAGCTGCCCCTTACCCTGGAGGACCTCCACGAGCCACGCCCGGACCGCCAGGCCATCGAGGAACTCTTTGAGGAACTTGAGTTCCGTACCCTGCGTACCCGGTTGTTCGATCTTTACGGTGATGACACCGCCGGTGAGGCGCCTGACACGATTGAAGCCCCGGAGTTTGCCTCGCTCACGGATGCCTCGGGACTGCGGGACTTCTTCTCTGCTGGGGCGGGGGTCCGTTCCGCCCTGGCTGTCCACCTGCTTCCTGGACGGATCGGTGAGGACGCCAATGCCCTGGCTGTGGTGAGGAACAACGGCGCCGCCTACATCGAGCTCACGGCCCTGGATGCTGAAGCGGAGTCCGTCCTGGCCACATGGCTGCAGGACCCCGAAGAAGCCAAAGTCCTGCATGAGTTCAAGTCCGCTCTCAAGGCCCTGCACCACCGTGGCCTGGGCTTGGAAGGCGTAGTGGATGACACCTCCATCTCGGGTTACCTGATCCAGCCGGACCGACGCAGTTACGACCTCGCCGAGCTCGCACAGGTCCATCTGAAGATCTCGCTCACCACCGCTGTTGCCGCATCCGGGCAGCTGGAGCTTGACCTTTCCGGCGAAACGGACCAAGCTGCCGCAGCAGCGCTCGTCCAGCAGGCCGCCGTCGTGCACGCCCTCAGCAAGCACTTCGAAACTGAACTCGCCGCCATTAAGGCCGATGCCCTCCTGACCACGCTGGAACTGCCGGTGGCACGTGTCCTTGCCCAGATGGAACTGACCGGGATTTTCGTCTCCACCGACCGCATGGACGAGCAACTGGCCGATCTCACGAAGGTGATCGAAAGTGCCCAGGAACAGGCTTTCGCGGCTATTGGGCATGAAGTCAACCTGGGTTCGCCCAAGCAACTCCAGACCGTCCTGTTCGAGGAACTGGGACTGCCCAAAACCAAGAAAATCAAGTCCGGCTACACCACCGATGCCGCGTCCCTGAAGGGATTGCTGGAGAAAACCGGACACGAATTCCTGGTCCAGCTAATGGCGCACCGAGAGTCTTCCAAGCTGGCCCAGATGGTGGAAACCCTCAAAAAGTCCGTGGCTGAGGACGAGCGCATCCACACCACGTATGCGCAGAACATCGCCGCCACAGGCCGCATCTCCTCCAACAACCCCAACCTGCAGAACATCCCTGTGCGCAGTGAAGAGGGTCGTCGGGTTCGGGGCATCTTCGTGGTCAGCGAAGGGTACGAATGCTTGTTGTCGGCCGACTACTCGCAGATCGAAATGCGTATCATGGCGCACCTTTCCAGCGACGAAGCCCTGATCCAGGCCTACCGCGACGGAGAAGACCTGCACCGTTTTGTGGGTTCCCGGATCTTCAACGTTGAGCCGGCCGAAGTCACCAGCGCCATGCGTTCCAAGGTGAAGGCGATGTCCTACGGTTTGGCTTATGGCCTGACCTCCTTCGGATTGTCCAAGCAGCTGGAGATTTCCGTGGATGAGGCACGCACGCTCATGAAGGACTACTTCGATCGCTTCGGCGGCGTACGCGACTACCTCCGCGGCGTTGTCGACCAAGCCAGGACGGACGGCTACACGGCCACCATCGAAGGCCGCCGCCGTTACCTGCCGGACCTGACGAGCACCAATCGCCAGGCGCGGGAAGCAGCCGAACGCATTGCCTTGAACTCGCCCATCCAGGGCTCCGCCGCGGACCTCATCAAACGGGCCATGCTGGGAGTCTCGGCCGAGCTCGCGGGCCAGGGCCTGAAGTCCCGGATGCTGCTGCAGGTCCACGATGAACTGGTCCTCGAAGTTGCTCCGGGTGAGCGCGAAACCGTGGAGAAACTGGTAATCGAACAAATGGGTTCAGCTGCCCGCCTCTCAGTTCCCCTTGATGTCCAGATCGGCGTCGGTTCCAGCTGGTACGAGGCTGGACACTGA
- a CDS encoding polysaccharide deacetylase family protein, whose product MGDSKRRPVAGRRSVLLGMAGLASAALAACSSVERPKNAAAPSVSPLVAPSVAPLVAPPTGPATPPPSIAARSSEQAAAALAPAAKATATVLPDKQQIMAEFAGRRPKEWGLQVTGVVNDSASKHVALTFDACGGPGGTGCDHALLKTLRRLHVPATLFINSRWLQANPSLAAELAAEPLFELANHGTLHQPLSVTGRAAYGIAGTDNTAAAYDELMGNQALMQELIGTPPGFFRPGTAFYDDVAVEMTRRLGLLPVNFTINGDGGATYPASTVAGEVGRARAGDIVISHFNRPAAGTAEGYGRALPGMLDRGVTFARLGDVLTL is encoded by the coding sequence ATGGGGGATTCCAAGCGGCGGCCTGTGGCCGGCCGGCGATCAGTGCTGCTTGGAATGGCGGGCCTCGCGTCCGCTGCCCTGGCTGCCTGCTCGTCGGTTGAACGACCAAAAAATGCGGCAGCGCCTTCAGTGTCGCCTCTGGTGGCGCCGTCCGTGGCGCCTCTGGTGGCGCCGCCGACAGGCCCGGCGACGCCACCGCCGTCGATCGCTGCCAGATCCAGCGAACAGGCCGCTGCTGCCCTTGCGCCTGCGGCCAAGGCCACAGCAACCGTGCTTCCGGACAAACAGCAGATCATGGCCGAATTCGCCGGGCGGCGGCCCAAAGAATGGGGTCTGCAAGTCACGGGAGTGGTGAACGATTCCGCCTCGAAGCACGTGGCGCTGACCTTCGACGCATGCGGTGGCCCGGGAGGCACTGGATGCGACCACGCGCTGCTGAAGACGCTGCGCCGGCTCCATGTCCCGGCCACGCTCTTCATCAACAGCCGCTGGCTCCAGGCCAACCCGTCACTCGCCGCCGAACTGGCCGCGGAACCGTTGTTCGAACTGGCCAATCACGGAACGCTGCACCAACCGTTGTCGGTCACCGGAAGGGCCGCCTACGGGATCGCCGGCACTGACAACACCGCTGCCGCCTACGATGAACTGATGGGAAACCAGGCGTTGATGCAGGAACTGATCGGTACTCCGCCCGGCTTCTTCCGTCCCGGAACGGCTTTCTACGACGACGTCGCCGTGGAGATGACCAGAAGGCTGGGGCTGCTGCCGGTCAACTTCACCATCAACGGCGATGGTGGCGCGACTTATCCTGCATCGACCGTGGCCGGCGAGGTAGGGCGGGCAAGGGCCGGCGACATCGTCATATCGCACTTCAACAGGCCCGCGGCGGGCACGGCTGAAGGCTATGGCCGGGCCTTGCCGGGAATGCTGGACAGGGGAGTCACGTTTGCACGGCTGGGAGATGTCCTGACCTTGTGA
- a CDS encoding GNAT family N-acetyltransferase, producing the protein MADPNEPNPQKYSVRRFLAVADKEDSDAYSRCATWVQAVSHGFHQQKRDDEYIARTLSAYSADQRELTGVYINGSVPEHSLGADVPVATYATMRKVLNVGFGRQLEANLVTAVTVRGTHRRNGILRGMITADLESAKDDGLAIAALTASEGTIYGRFGFGVATFERSIRVDTGPRFRLKGEPVGTVEAADPSVLLELAPRVFDRLQRLSPGSVDRQEYYRLLASGSIGQDGKPDTSVRCALHYDLTGALDGYVSYRFKGWDHKPYTMEIVDFVAATQAAYLDLWRFMGSIDLIEEVVWAEAPVDDPLVWALEDPRCVDASDVRDMLWLRILDIGAALQARHYRSAGRLVLEVEDSLSLAGGTWVLESDGGAAAVVSEAAGEAADLSMDISDLASIYLGAVSPVTLAAAGRIREKSAGAAFLAQQLFAVERPAHCLTHF; encoded by the coding sequence GTGGCTGATCCCAATGAACCAAACCCGCAAAAGTACTCTGTCCGCCGTTTCCTTGCTGTTGCAGACAAAGAAGACTCCGATGCCTACAGCCGTTGTGCCACTTGGGTGCAGGCTGTATCTCATGGTTTCCACCAACAAAAGCGCGATGACGAGTACATCGCCAGGACCCTCAGCGCCTACAGTGCCGATCAGCGCGAGCTGACGGGCGTCTACATCAACGGCAGTGTCCCTGAGCATTCGCTGGGCGCCGACGTTCCGGTGGCGACGTACGCCACCATGCGCAAAGTGTTGAACGTTGGCTTTGGCCGGCAGCTCGAAGCCAACCTGGTCACCGCCGTGACGGTCCGTGGCACGCACCGGCGGAATGGCATACTTCGCGGCATGATCACTGCCGACCTCGAAAGCGCCAAGGACGACGGCCTGGCCATTGCGGCACTGACGGCTTCGGAAGGAACCATTTATGGTCGCTTCGGTTTCGGCGTGGCTACCTTTGAACGCAGTATCAGGGTAGACACCGGCCCACGATTCAGGTTGAAGGGTGAGCCGGTGGGAACTGTTGAAGCCGCCGATCCTTCGGTGCTACTGGAGTTGGCACCCCGCGTATTCGACCGGCTCCAGCGGCTTTCGCCTGGCTCGGTGGACCGTCAGGAGTACTACCGACTGCTCGCGTCAGGTTCCATCGGTCAAGACGGCAAGCCTGACACCAGCGTCCGCTGTGCTCTGCACTATGACCTCACGGGTGCGTTGGACGGCTACGTTTCCTACCGTTTCAAGGGGTGGGACCACAAGCCTTACACCATGGAAATCGTGGATTTCGTTGCGGCCACCCAGGCCGCCTACCTCGATTTGTGGCGCTTCATGGGCAGCATCGACCTCATTGAAGAAGTCGTGTGGGCTGAGGCGCCCGTGGACGATCCCCTGGTGTGGGCCCTTGAGGACCCAAGGTGTGTGGATGCCTCCGATGTCCGCGACATGCTGTGGCTCCGGATCCTGGACATCGGGGCAGCCCTGCAAGCCCGGCACTACCGCTCAGCGGGACGCCTGGTGCTGGAGGTGGAGGACTCCCTGTCCCTGGCCGGCGGCACTTGGGTTCTGGAGTCCGACGGCGGTGCTGCCGCCGTCGTTTCTGAAGCCGCGGGAGAGGCGGCCGACTTGAGCATGGACATTTCCGATCTTGCCTCCATCTATCTTGGTGCAGTGTCGCCGGTGACGTTGGCCGCGGCGGGACGCATCCGGGAGAAGTCGGCGGGTGCAGCGTTCCTCGCCCAGCAACTGTTCGCGGTGGAACGTCCGGCTCACTGCCTGACTCATTTCTAG
- a CDS encoding YigZ family protein, translated as MEIEDQSRATTYTTLAAGEDFRHELEIRRSRFITVLRRSPDEGTARALVADLRREFHDARHHCSAFVIGPDREVQRSNDDGEPSGTAGIPMLEALIKRETAPGVTDLSDVSVVVVRYFGGILLGAGGLVRAYSESVSAALDPAPLVRRQRLRLCAVDVLHEEAGRLENELRSSGYVMAGSSYGPRHTTLNVALADDAATISDARSKLASLTAGRAELKPLGTEWIDVPR; from the coding sequence GTGGAAATTGAGGATCAGAGCCGGGCAACAACGTACACAACCCTGGCTGCCGGCGAGGATTTCCGCCACGAGCTTGAGATCCGTCGTTCGCGGTTCATTACCGTTCTCCGCCGATCCCCCGATGAAGGCACTGCCCGCGCGCTTGTGGCCGATCTGAGGCGCGAATTCCATGATGCGCGGCACCATTGCTCCGCGTTCGTCATTGGCCCGGATCGGGAGGTCCAGCGTTCCAACGACGACGGCGAACCCTCCGGCACTGCGGGCATCCCCATGTTGGAGGCTCTCATCAAGCGTGAGACAGCGCCAGGGGTGACGGACCTCAGCGACGTAAGTGTCGTCGTCGTGCGTTATTTCGGGGGTATCCTGCTGGGCGCCGGCGGCTTGGTCCGCGCATATTCTGAATCGGTCTCTGCTGCGCTGGATCCGGCTCCGCTGGTTCGGCGCCAAAGGCTGCGTTTGTGCGCCGTCGACGTTCTCCATGAAGAGGCCGGTCGGCTGGAAAACGAACTTCGCAGTTCCGGGTATGTCATGGCCGGTTCGTCCTATGGACCCCGGCACACAACCCTCAACGTTGCCCTGGCAGATGATGCGGCAACCATCTCCGACGCCCGTTCCAAGCTGGCGTCCCTGACCGCCGGCCGGGCAGAACTCAAACCCCTCGGCACGGAATGGATCGACGTACCGCGCTGA
- the rpsA gene encoding 30S ribosomal protein S1, producing the protein MTITSTEKPGTPVVAINDIGTAEDFLAAVDATIKYFNDGDLVEGTVVKVDRDEVLLDIGYKTEGVIPSRELSIKHDVDPGDVVAVGDQVEALVLTKEDKEGRLILSKKRAQYERAWGDIEKVKEEDGVVTGTVIEVVKGGLILDIGLRGFLPASLVEMRRVRDLAPYIGQQIEAKIIELDKNRNNVVLSRRAWLEQTQSEVRSTFLNKLEKGQVRPGVVSSIVNFGAFVDLGGVDGLVHVSELSWKHIDHPSEVVEVGQEVTVEVLEVDLDRERVSLSLKATQEDPWQTFARTHALGQVVPGKVTKLVPFGAFVRVEDGIEGLVHISELAVRHVELAEQVVSVGDELFVKVIDIDLERRRISLSLKQANEGVDADSTEFDPALYGMAAEYDEEGNYKYPEGFDPESNEWLEGYETQRAAWEQQYADAQTRWEAHKKQVAQHAADDAAAATSGESDSGTTSYSSEPAAAESNTGGGTLASDEALAALREKLTGN; encoded by the coding sequence ATGACCATCACCTCCACCGAGAAGCCCGGTACCCCCGTAGTCGCCATTAACGACATCGGTACCGCTGAGGACTTCCTCGCAGCTGTCGACGCCACCATCAAGTACTTCAACGACGGTGACCTCGTCGAAGGTACCGTCGTCAAGGTCGACCGCGACGAAGTTCTGCTCGACATCGGTTACAAGACCGAAGGTGTCATCCCTTCCCGCGAGCTTTCCATCAAGCACGATGTTGATCCCGGTGACGTCGTCGCCGTTGGCGATCAGGTCGAAGCTTTGGTTCTCACCAAGGAAGACAAAGAAGGCCGTCTGATCCTCTCCAAGAAGCGTGCTCAGTACGAGCGCGCCTGGGGCGACATCGAGAAGGTCAAGGAAGAAGACGGCGTCGTTACCGGTACCGTCATCGAGGTTGTCAAGGGTGGCCTCATCCTGGACATCGGCCTGCGTGGCTTCCTGCCCGCATCCCTCGTCGAAATGCGCCGCGTCCGCGACCTCGCTCCGTACATCGGTCAGCAGATCGAAGCCAAGATCATCGAGCTGGACAAGAACCGCAACAACGTTGTGCTCTCCCGCCGTGCATGGCTCGAGCAGACCCAGTCCGAGGTTCGCTCCACGTTCCTCAACAAGCTGGAAAAGGGCCAGGTTCGTCCGGGCGTTGTTTCCTCCATCGTCAACTTCGGTGCCTTCGTGGACCTGGGCGGCGTAGACGGCCTCGTCCACGTTTCCGAGCTGTCCTGGAAGCACATCGACCACCCGTCCGAGGTTGTCGAGGTTGGCCAGGAAGTCACCGTCGAGGTCCTCGAAGTGGATCTGGACCGCGAGCGTGTCTCCCTGTCGCTCAAGGCTACGCAGGAAGATCCGTGGCAGACCTTCGCCCGCACCCACGCCCTCGGCCAGGTTGTTCCGGGTAAGGTCACCAAGCTGGTTCCGTTCGGTGCGTTCGTTCGCGTCGAAGACGGCATCGAAGGCCTCGTGCACATCTCCGAGCTGGCTGTCCGCCACGTTGAGCTCGCCGAGCAGGTTGTCTCCGTTGGCGACGAACTGTTCGTCAAGGTCATCGACATCGACCTCGAGCGTCGCCGCATCTCCCTCTCCCTCAAGCAGGCTAACGAGGGCGTTGACGCTGACAGCACCGAGTTCGATCCCGCTCTGTACGGCATGGCCGCTGAGTACGACGAAGAGGGCAACTACAAGTACCCCGAGGGCTTCGACCCCGAGTCGAACGAATGGCTCGAAGGCTACGAGACCCAGCGCGCAGCTTGGGAGCAGCAGTACGCTGACGCCCAGACCCGTTGGGAAGCCCACAAGAAGCAGGTTGCCCAGCACGCTGCTGACGACGCTGCTGCTGCAACGTCCGGTGAGAGCGATTCCGGCACCACGAGCTACTCCTCGGAGCCGGCTGCTGCTGAGTCCAACACCGGCGGCGGTACCCTGGCGTCCGACGAAGCACTCGCTGCACTGCGTGAGAAGCTGACCGGCAACTAA